The Gadus macrocephalus chromosome 21, ASM3116895v1 genome has a segment encoding these proteins:
- the LOC132449637 gene encoding adenosine 5'-monophosphoramidase HINT3-like, whose protein sequence is MSSSHIPDGDCLFCCITTKEKETEIILTDDELVCFRDSKPGARHHFLVVPRSHLGNCSSLQREHIPLVEQMKEMGRKVLENNKISDLQDVRMGFHLPPFSSVPHLHLHVLAPASEMNSRSLSRYGPQSYWFITVDNVLHQLNTQGKVK, encoded by the exons ATGTCCTCATCTCATATACCGGATGGGGACTGCCTGTTCTGCTGCATCACCACCAAGGAGAAGGAAACCGAGATTATTCTGACC GATGATGAACTCGTGTGTTTTCGTGACTCGAAGCCCGGAGCCCGACACCACTTCCTGGTTGTTCCCAGATCTCACTTGGGGAACTGCTCGTCGCTTCAGAGGGAACACATACCACTTG TAGAGCAGATGAAAGAGATGGGAAGAAAAGTTTtggaaaacaacaaaataagtGACCTTCAGGATGTCAG GATGGGCTTCCATTtgcctcccttctcctctgtgccacacctccacctccacgttTTGGCCCCCGCCAGTGAGATGAACAGCAGGTCCCTGAGTCGCTACGGGCCCCAGTCCTACTGGTTCATCACG GTGGACAACGTACTTCATCAACTGAACACTCAAGGAAAAGTCAAATGA
- the ppp1r13bb gene encoding protein phosphatase 1, regulatory subunit 13Bb isoform X2, which translates to MMPMILTVYLSDGEQSVTEVPITPETTCRDVVEFCKEPGESGCHLAEVWRGNERAIPFEHMMYEHLQKWGPRKQEVKFFLRHEDSPAESSDPGSQQSQDQSSRRSGSSSGEKHNENGVGSQRVELTLSELQEMASRQQQQIEAQQQMLVAKEQRLRYLKQQESRQQQTASEGEKLQRLKERVENQEAKLKKIRAMRGQVDYSKVINGNLSAEIEQVSSLFQEKQSELQTAVLRVEQLSLQLEELRRGKLNGLQAPLGGPVTGTAALELRKLYQELQIRNKLNQEQNSKLQQQKELLNKRNIEVSLMDKRISELRQRLHKKKAELNKANGPPSPQPGTLGRVAAVGPYIQVPVPGQQQGGYNMPPDPLKPQTLGINTQPPHGRSKSAVDTGWPSKGPSTLKPPDRRDSGSDVQGKSPTTGSPGGDKVLDSKVSSPASSKPLPPPYGSHHTTTSPPSAPTLERRKDVPPPLPPPRPNPNLPAPAWPRGPPGSGSSSSATTASSSSSSQQIQQRISVPPSPTFQQPLSPLYPLGLGDRLEAPQAMAVRPFLPGDRGSSRPQSPRKGPATMNSSSIYHMYLQQAAPKGQPPKPALKAVYGKPLLSSSSSTPPSPLPFTAAGGAFPALQLLHHGDDGLDPGLDELDGFRPLDGTSAPPPSVDHIPRPLSPTKLTPMVHSPLRYQSDADLEGLRKKLANAPRPLKKRSSITEPEGPSGPNIQKLLYQRFNTLAGGIEGGVGGGVGAGGSPGNGTPFYQPAPGPRGPDSDNGNAPCDTELQPPPPPGVAGGEGAGSESPPLAADANDNRGRMLESPATVKEEPDEEEEEEEEEEEEDDNNNNTLGGGEPLLPSPVPQVSSPEECAAAAAASQALLEKRTNLKKPNSERTGHGLRVKFNPLALLLDASLEGEFDLVQRIIYEVENPSTANDEGITPLHNAVCAGHHHIVKFLLDFGVNVNASDSDGWTPLHCAASCNSVHLCKLLVESGAAIFASTISDVETAADKCEEMEEGYIQCSQFLYGVQEKLGVMNKGTVYALWQYEAQGPDELSITEGDAITVLRRHDDAETDWWWARLDDGEGYIPRNLLGLYPRIKPRQRSLA; encoded by the exons ATGATGCCA atgaTCCTGACGGTGTACCTCAGCGACGGCGAGCAGTCCGTGACTGAGGTCCCCATCACGCCCGAGACCACGTGCCGCGATGTGGTGGAGTTCTGCAAGGAGCCGGGAGAGAGCGGCTGCCACCTGGCCGAGGTCTGGAGAGGCAACG AGCGAGCCATCCCCTTCGAACACATGATGTACGAGCACCTGCAGAAGTGGGGCCCCCGAAAGCAGGAGGTCAAGTTCTTCCTCCGCCACGAAGACTCGCCCGCGGAGAGCAGCGACCCAG ggAGTCAGCAGTCTCAGGACCAGAGCAGTCGTAGGAGTGGCAGCAGCAGTGGAGAGAAGCACAACGAGAACGGG gtggggAGCCAGCGCGTGGAGCTCACCCTGTCCGAGCTGCAGGAGATGGCGTcccggcaacagcagcagatcgAGGCCCAGCAGCAGATGCTTGTCGCCAAG GAGCAGCGGCTGCGCTACCTGAAGCAGCAGGAGTCGCGGCAGCAGCAGACGGCGTCAGAGGGCGAGAAGCTGCAGAGGCTGAAGGAGCGCGTGGAGAACCAGGAGGCCAAGCTGAAGAAGATCCGCGCCATGCGGGGCCAGGTGGACTACAGCAAGGTCATCAACGGAAACCTGT cgGCGGAGATCGAGCAGGTGAGCAGCCTGTTCCAGGAGAAGCAGTCGGAGCTGCAGACTGCCGTGCTGCGGGTGGAGCAGCTCAGCctgcagctggaggagctgcggcGGGGCAAGCTCAACGGCCTGCAGGCCCCGCTGGGGGGCCCAGTCACGGGCACCGCCGCCCTGGAGCTCCGCAAGCTCTACCAGGAGCTCCAG ATCCGCAACAAGCTCAACCAGGAGCAGAACAGcaagctgcagcagcagaaggagcTGCTCAACAAGCGCAACATCGAGGTGTCGCTGATGGACAAGCGCATCAGCGAGCTGCGGCAGCGCCTCCACAAGAAAAAAGCTGAG ctgAACAAGGCCAacgggcccccctccccccagcctggGACCCTGGGTCGAGTGGCAGCCGTGGGGCCCTACATACAGGTGCCCGTTCCGGGGCAACAGCAGGGGGGCTACAACATGCCTCCGGACCCTCTGAAGCCCCAGACGCTGGGCATCAACACTCAGCCCCCCCACGGCCGCAGCAAGTCGG cgGTGGACACCGGCTGGCCCAGCAAGGGCCCCTCGACCCTGAAGCCCCCCGACCGGAGGGACTCCGGGTCGGACGTCCAGGGCAAGAGCCCCACCACAGGCTCGCCCGGCGGAGACAAG GTGCTGGACTCTAAAgtctcctcccccgcctcctccaaacccctgccccccccctacggctcccaccacaccaccacctccccgccCTCCGCCCCCACCCTGGAGCGCCGCAAGGACgtcccgccgccgctgccgccgccgcggccCAACCCCAACCTGCCGGCCCCGGCCTGGCCCCGGGGGCCCCCCGGCTCCGGCTCCTCGTCCTcggccaccaccgcctcctcgtcctcgtcctcgcaGCAGATCCAGCAGCGCATCTCGGTGCCGCCCAGCCCCACCTTCCAGCAGCCCCTCTCCCCGCTGTACCCCCTGGGGCTGGGCGACCGGCTGGAGGCCCCCCAGGCCATGGCCGTGCGGCCCTTCCTGCCCGGCGACCGGGGCTCCTCGCGGCCGCAGTCGCCCCGCAAGGGCCCGGCCACCATGAACTCCAGCTCCATCTACCACATGTACCTCCAGCAGGCGGCGCCCAAGGGCCAGCCGCCCAAGCCCGCGCTCAAAGCAG TGTACGGTAAGCCGTTGCTGtcgtcctccagctccaccccgCCCTCCCCGCTGCCCTTCACGGCGGCGGGCGGGGCCTTCCCCGCGCTGCAGCTGCTCCACCACGGCGACGACGGGCTGGACCCCGGCCTGGACGAGCTGGATGGCTTCCGGCCCCTGGACGGCACCTCGGCCCCCCCGCCCAGCGTGGACCACATCCCGCGGCCCCTGAGCCCCACCAAGCTCACGCCCATGGTGCACTCGCCTCTGCGCTACCAGAGCGACGCCGACCTGGAGGGGCTCCGCAAGAAGCTGGCCAACGCGCCGCGGCCCCTCAAGAAGCGCAGCTCCATCACGGAGCCCGAGGGACCCTCGGGGCCCAACATCCAGAAGCTGCTGTACCAGAGGTTCAACACGCTGGCCGGCGGCATCGAGGGCGGAGTGGGCGGCGGGGTCGGGGCCGGCGGCAGCCCGGGCAACGGGACGCCGTTCTACCagccggccccgggcccccgggggcccgacTCGGACAACGGCAACGCCCCGTGCGACACGGAgctgcagccgccgccgccgccgggcgtcgccgggggcgagggggcggggtcCGAGTCCCCGCCCCTGGCGGCGGACGCCAACGACAACCGAGGGAGGATGCTGGAGTCGCCGGCCACGGTGAAGGAGGAgccggacgaggaggaggaggaggaggaggaggaagaggaggaggacgacaacaacaacaacaccctgggggggggcgaGCCCCTACTGCCCAGCCCCGTGCCCCAGGTCAGCTCGCCGGAGGagtgcgccgccgccgccgccgcctcacaGGCGCTG CTGGAGAAGCGTACGAACCTGAAGAAGCCCAACTCGGAGCGCACGGGCCACGGCCTGCGGGTCAAGTTCAACCCCCTGGCCCTCCTGCTGGACGCCTCGCTGGAGGGGGAGTTTGACCTGGTCCAGCGAATCATCTATGAG GTGGAGAACCCGAGCACGGCCAACGACGAGGGCATCACCCCGCTCCACAACGCCGTCTGCGCCGGCCACCACCACATCGTCAAGTTCCTGCTGGACTTCGGCGTCAACGTCAACGCCTCGGACAGCGACGGCTG gACGCCGCTGCACTGCGCCGCCTCCTGTAACAGCGTTCACCTCTGCAAGCTGCTGGTGGAGTCGGGCGCCGCCATCTTCGCCAGCACCATCAGCGACGTGGAGACGGCCGCCGACAAGtgtgaggagatggaggagggctaCATCCAGTGCTCCCAGTTCCTCTACG GCGTGCAGGAGAAGCTGGGCGTGATGAACAAGGGCACGGTGTACGCCCTGTGGCAGTACGAGGCGCAGGGGCCCGACGAGCTCAGCATCACCGAGGGCGACGCCATCACCGTGCTGCGTCGTCACGACGACGCCGAGACGGACTGGTGGTGGGCGCGGCTCGACGACGGCGAGGGATACATCCCCCGCAACCTCCtgggg CTGTACCCCAGGATCAAGCCCCGGCAGCGGTCGCTGGCGTAG
- the ppp1r13bb gene encoding protein phosphatase 1, regulatory subunit 13Bb isoform X1, whose product MMPMILTVYLSDGEQSVTEVPITPETTCRDVVEFCKEPGESGCHLAEVWRGNERAIPFEHMMYEHLQKWGPRKQEVKFFLRHEDSPAESSDPGSQQSQDQSSRRSGSSSGEKHNENGVGSQRVELTLSELQEMASRQQQQIEAQQQMLVAKEQRLRYLKQQESRQQQTASEGEKLQRLKERVENQEAKLKKIRAMRGQVDYSKVINGNLSAEIEQVSSLFQEKQSELQTAVLRVEQLSLQLEELRRGKLNGLQAPLGGPVTGTAALELRKLYQELQIRNKLNQEQNSKLQQQKELLNKRNIEVSLMDKRISELRQRLHKKKAEARQKEIVPLNKANGPPSPQPGTLGRVAAVGPYIQVPVPGQQQGGYNMPPDPLKPQTLGINTQPPHGRSKSAVDTGWPSKGPSTLKPPDRRDSGSDVQGKSPTTGSPGGDKVLDSKVSSPASSKPLPPPYGSHHTTTSPPSAPTLERRKDVPPPLPPPRPNPNLPAPAWPRGPPGSGSSSSATTASSSSSSQQIQQRISVPPSPTFQQPLSPLYPLGLGDRLEAPQAMAVRPFLPGDRGSSRPQSPRKGPATMNSSSIYHMYLQQAAPKGQPPKPALKAVYGKPLLSSSSSTPPSPLPFTAAGGAFPALQLLHHGDDGLDPGLDELDGFRPLDGTSAPPPSVDHIPRPLSPTKLTPMVHSPLRYQSDADLEGLRKKLANAPRPLKKRSSITEPEGPSGPNIQKLLYQRFNTLAGGIEGGVGGGVGAGGSPGNGTPFYQPAPGPRGPDSDNGNAPCDTELQPPPPPGVAGGEGAGSESPPLAADANDNRGRMLESPATVKEEPDEEEEEEEEEEEEDDNNNNTLGGGEPLLPSPVPQVSSPEECAAAAAASQALLEKRTNLKKPNSERTGHGLRVKFNPLALLLDASLEGEFDLVQRIIYEVENPSTANDEGITPLHNAVCAGHHHIVKFLLDFGVNVNASDSDGWTPLHCAASCNSVHLCKLLVESGAAIFASTISDVETAADKCEEMEEGYIQCSQFLYGVQEKLGVMNKGTVYALWQYEAQGPDELSITEGDAITVLRRHDDAETDWWWARLDDGEGYIPRNLLGLYPRIKPRQRSLA is encoded by the exons ATGATGCCA atgaTCCTGACGGTGTACCTCAGCGACGGCGAGCAGTCCGTGACTGAGGTCCCCATCACGCCCGAGACCACGTGCCGCGATGTGGTGGAGTTCTGCAAGGAGCCGGGAGAGAGCGGCTGCCACCTGGCCGAGGTCTGGAGAGGCAACG AGCGAGCCATCCCCTTCGAACACATGATGTACGAGCACCTGCAGAAGTGGGGCCCCCGAAAGCAGGAGGTCAAGTTCTTCCTCCGCCACGAAGACTCGCCCGCGGAGAGCAGCGACCCAG ggAGTCAGCAGTCTCAGGACCAGAGCAGTCGTAGGAGTGGCAGCAGCAGTGGAGAGAAGCACAACGAGAACGGG gtggggAGCCAGCGCGTGGAGCTCACCCTGTCCGAGCTGCAGGAGATGGCGTcccggcaacagcagcagatcgAGGCCCAGCAGCAGATGCTTGTCGCCAAG GAGCAGCGGCTGCGCTACCTGAAGCAGCAGGAGTCGCGGCAGCAGCAGACGGCGTCAGAGGGCGAGAAGCTGCAGAGGCTGAAGGAGCGCGTGGAGAACCAGGAGGCCAAGCTGAAGAAGATCCGCGCCATGCGGGGCCAGGTGGACTACAGCAAGGTCATCAACGGAAACCTGT cgGCGGAGATCGAGCAGGTGAGCAGCCTGTTCCAGGAGAAGCAGTCGGAGCTGCAGACTGCCGTGCTGCGGGTGGAGCAGCTCAGCctgcagctggaggagctgcggcGGGGCAAGCTCAACGGCCTGCAGGCCCCGCTGGGGGGCCCAGTCACGGGCACCGCCGCCCTGGAGCTCCGCAAGCTCTACCAGGAGCTCCAG ATCCGCAACAAGCTCAACCAGGAGCAGAACAGcaagctgcagcagcagaaggagcTGCTCAACAAGCGCAACATCGAGGTGTCGCTGATGGACAAGCGCATCAGCGAGCTGCGGCAGCGCCTCCACAAGAAAAAAGCTGAGGCACGTCAAAAAGAGATCGTCCCT ctgAACAAGGCCAacgggcccccctccccccagcctggGACCCTGGGTCGAGTGGCAGCCGTGGGGCCCTACATACAGGTGCCCGTTCCGGGGCAACAGCAGGGGGGCTACAACATGCCTCCGGACCCTCTGAAGCCCCAGACGCTGGGCATCAACACTCAGCCCCCCCACGGCCGCAGCAAGTCGG cgGTGGACACCGGCTGGCCCAGCAAGGGCCCCTCGACCCTGAAGCCCCCCGACCGGAGGGACTCCGGGTCGGACGTCCAGGGCAAGAGCCCCACCACAGGCTCGCCCGGCGGAGACAAG GTGCTGGACTCTAAAgtctcctcccccgcctcctccaaacccctgccccccccctacggctcccaccacaccaccacctccccgccCTCCGCCCCCACCCTGGAGCGCCGCAAGGACgtcccgccgccgctgccgccgccgcggccCAACCCCAACCTGCCGGCCCCGGCCTGGCCCCGGGGGCCCCCCGGCTCCGGCTCCTCGTCCTcggccaccaccgcctcctcgtcctcgtcctcgcaGCAGATCCAGCAGCGCATCTCGGTGCCGCCCAGCCCCACCTTCCAGCAGCCCCTCTCCCCGCTGTACCCCCTGGGGCTGGGCGACCGGCTGGAGGCCCCCCAGGCCATGGCCGTGCGGCCCTTCCTGCCCGGCGACCGGGGCTCCTCGCGGCCGCAGTCGCCCCGCAAGGGCCCGGCCACCATGAACTCCAGCTCCATCTACCACATGTACCTCCAGCAGGCGGCGCCCAAGGGCCAGCCGCCCAAGCCCGCGCTCAAAGCAG TGTACGGTAAGCCGTTGCTGtcgtcctccagctccaccccgCCCTCCCCGCTGCCCTTCACGGCGGCGGGCGGGGCCTTCCCCGCGCTGCAGCTGCTCCACCACGGCGACGACGGGCTGGACCCCGGCCTGGACGAGCTGGATGGCTTCCGGCCCCTGGACGGCACCTCGGCCCCCCCGCCCAGCGTGGACCACATCCCGCGGCCCCTGAGCCCCACCAAGCTCACGCCCATGGTGCACTCGCCTCTGCGCTACCAGAGCGACGCCGACCTGGAGGGGCTCCGCAAGAAGCTGGCCAACGCGCCGCGGCCCCTCAAGAAGCGCAGCTCCATCACGGAGCCCGAGGGACCCTCGGGGCCCAACATCCAGAAGCTGCTGTACCAGAGGTTCAACACGCTGGCCGGCGGCATCGAGGGCGGAGTGGGCGGCGGGGTCGGGGCCGGCGGCAGCCCGGGCAACGGGACGCCGTTCTACCagccggccccgggcccccgggggcccgacTCGGACAACGGCAACGCCCCGTGCGACACGGAgctgcagccgccgccgccgccgggcgtcgccgggggcgagggggcggggtcCGAGTCCCCGCCCCTGGCGGCGGACGCCAACGACAACCGAGGGAGGATGCTGGAGTCGCCGGCCACGGTGAAGGAGGAgccggacgaggaggaggaggaggaggaggaggaagaggaggaggacgacaacaacaacaacaccctgggggggggcgaGCCCCTACTGCCCAGCCCCGTGCCCCAGGTCAGCTCGCCGGAGGagtgcgccgccgccgccgccgcctcacaGGCGCTG CTGGAGAAGCGTACGAACCTGAAGAAGCCCAACTCGGAGCGCACGGGCCACGGCCTGCGGGTCAAGTTCAACCCCCTGGCCCTCCTGCTGGACGCCTCGCTGGAGGGGGAGTTTGACCTGGTCCAGCGAATCATCTATGAG GTGGAGAACCCGAGCACGGCCAACGACGAGGGCATCACCCCGCTCCACAACGCCGTCTGCGCCGGCCACCACCACATCGTCAAGTTCCTGCTGGACTTCGGCGTCAACGTCAACGCCTCGGACAGCGACGGCTG gACGCCGCTGCACTGCGCCGCCTCCTGTAACAGCGTTCACCTCTGCAAGCTGCTGGTGGAGTCGGGCGCCGCCATCTTCGCCAGCACCATCAGCGACGTGGAGACGGCCGCCGACAAGtgtgaggagatggaggagggctaCATCCAGTGCTCCCAGTTCCTCTACG GCGTGCAGGAGAAGCTGGGCGTGATGAACAAGGGCACGGTGTACGCCCTGTGGCAGTACGAGGCGCAGGGGCCCGACGAGCTCAGCATCACCGAGGGCGACGCCATCACCGTGCTGCGTCGTCACGACGACGCCGAGACGGACTGGTGGTGGGCGCGGCTCGACGACGGCGAGGGATACATCCCCCGCAACCTCCtgggg CTGTACCCCAGGATCAAGCCCCGGCAGCGGTCGCTGGCGTAG
- the ppp1r13bb gene encoding protein phosphatase 1, regulatory subunit 13Bb isoform X3 — MKRFMALVLRGLVNISKEHPIWGKEHQRSPKKAKRRKRRMILTVYLSDGEQSVTEVPITPETTCRDVVEFCKEPGESGCHLAEVWRGNERAIPFEHMMYEHLQKWGPRKQEVKFFLRHEDSPAESSDPGSQQSQDQSSRRSGSSSGEKHNENGVGSQRVELTLSELQEMASRQQQQIEAQQQMLVAKEQRLRYLKQQESRQQQTASEGEKLQRLKERVENQEAKLKKIRAMRGQVDYSKVINGNLSAEIEQVSSLFQEKQSELQTAVLRVEQLSLQLEELRRGKLNGLQAPLGGPVTGTAALELRKLYQELQIRNKLNQEQNSKLQQQKELLNKRNIEVSLMDKRISELRQRLHKKKAELNKANGPPSPQPGTLGRVAAVGPYIQVPVPGQQQGGYNMPPDPLKPQTLGINTQPPHGRSKSGVEGSVRKPASTWKVSDLDIVVDPVPGSPPATQPAPAGSDGMPPVDTGWPSKGPSTLKPPDRRDSGSDVQGKSPTTGSPGGDKVLDSKVSSPASSKPLPPPYGSHHTTTSPPSAPTLERRKDVPPPLPPPRPNPNLPAPAWPRGPPGSGSSSSATTASSSSSSQQIQQRISVPPSPTFQQPLSPLYPLGLGDRLEAPQAMAVRPFLPGDRGSSRPQSPRKGPATMNSSSIYHMYLQQAAPKGQPPKPALKAVYGKPLLSSSSSTPPSPLPFTAAGGAFPALQLLHHGDDGLDPGLDELDGFRPLDGTSAPPPSVDHIPRPLSPTKLTPMVHSPLRYQSDADLEGLRKKLANAPRPLKKRSSITEPEGPSGPNIQKLLYQRFNTLAGGIEGGVGGGVGAGGSPGNGTPFYQPAPGPRGPDSDNGNAPCDTELQPPPPPGVAGGEGAGSESPPLAADANDNRGRMLESPATVKEEPDEEEEEEEEEEEEDDNNNNTLGGGEPLLPSPVPQVSSPEECAAAAAASQALLEKRTNLKKPNSERTGHGLRVKFNPLALLLDASLEGEFDLVQRIIYEVENPSTANDEGITPLHNAVCAGHHHIVKFLLDFGVNVNASDSDGWTPLHCAASCNSVHLCKLLVESGAAIFASTISDVETAADKCEEMEEGYIQCSQFLYGVQEKLGVMNKGTVYALWQYEAQGPDELSITEGDAITVLRRHDDAETDWWWARLDDGEGYIPRNLLGLYPRIKPRQRSLA, encoded by the exons ATGAAGAGGTTTATGGCCCTGGTGTTGCGCGGGCTGGTCAATATTTCCAAGGAGCATCCTATCTGGGGGAAGGAGCACCAGCGCTCCCCCAAAAAGGCGAAGCGACGAAAGCGGAGG atgaTCCTGACGGTGTACCTCAGCGACGGCGAGCAGTCCGTGACTGAGGTCCCCATCACGCCCGAGACCACGTGCCGCGATGTGGTGGAGTTCTGCAAGGAGCCGGGAGAGAGCGGCTGCCACCTGGCCGAGGTCTGGAGAGGCAACG AGCGAGCCATCCCCTTCGAACACATGATGTACGAGCACCTGCAGAAGTGGGGCCCCCGAAAGCAGGAGGTCAAGTTCTTCCTCCGCCACGAAGACTCGCCCGCGGAGAGCAGCGACCCAG ggAGTCAGCAGTCTCAGGACCAGAGCAGTCGTAGGAGTGGCAGCAGCAGTGGAGAGAAGCACAACGAGAACGGG gtggggAGCCAGCGCGTGGAGCTCACCCTGTCCGAGCTGCAGGAGATGGCGTcccggcaacagcagcagatcgAGGCCCAGCAGCAGATGCTTGTCGCCAAG GAGCAGCGGCTGCGCTACCTGAAGCAGCAGGAGTCGCGGCAGCAGCAGACGGCGTCAGAGGGCGAGAAGCTGCAGAGGCTGAAGGAGCGCGTGGAGAACCAGGAGGCCAAGCTGAAGAAGATCCGCGCCATGCGGGGCCAGGTGGACTACAGCAAGGTCATCAACGGAAACCTGT cgGCGGAGATCGAGCAGGTGAGCAGCCTGTTCCAGGAGAAGCAGTCGGAGCTGCAGACTGCCGTGCTGCGGGTGGAGCAGCTCAGCctgcagctggaggagctgcggcGGGGCAAGCTCAACGGCCTGCAGGCCCCGCTGGGGGGCCCAGTCACGGGCACCGCCGCCCTGGAGCTCCGCAAGCTCTACCAGGAGCTCCAG ATCCGCAACAAGCTCAACCAGGAGCAGAACAGcaagctgcagcagcagaaggagcTGCTCAACAAGCGCAACATCGAGGTGTCGCTGATGGACAAGCGCATCAGCGAGCTGCGGCAGCGCCTCCACAAGAAAAAAGCTGAG ctgAACAAGGCCAacgggcccccctccccccagcctggGACCCTGGGTCGAGTGGCAGCCGTGGGGCCCTACATACAGGTGCCCGTTCCGGGGCAACAGCAGGGGGGCTACAACATGCCTCCGGACCCTCTGAAGCCCCAGACGCTGGGCATCAACACTCAGCCCCCCCACGGCCGCAGCAAGTCGG GGGTCGAAGGCAGCGTGCGAAAGCCCGCCAGCACTTGGAAGGTCTCCGATTTAGACATCGTTGTGGACCCCGTGCCCGGGTCTCCACCCGCCACCCAGCCCGCCCCCGCAGGCTCCGATGGGATGCCCC cgGTGGACACCGGCTGGCCCAGCAAGGGCCCCTCGACCCTGAAGCCCCCCGACCGGAGGGACTCCGGGTCGGACGTCCAGGGCAAGAGCCCCACCACAGGCTCGCCCGGCGGAGACAAG GTGCTGGACTCTAAAgtctcctcccccgcctcctccaaacccctgccccccccctacggctcccaccacaccaccacctccccgccCTCCGCCCCCACCCTGGAGCGCCGCAAGGACgtcccgccgccgctgccgccgccgcggccCAACCCCAACCTGCCGGCCCCGGCCTGGCCCCGGGGGCCCCCCGGCTCCGGCTCCTCGTCCTcggccaccaccgcctcctcgtcctcgtcctcgcaGCAGATCCAGCAGCGCATCTCGGTGCCGCCCAGCCCCACCTTCCAGCAGCCCCTCTCCCCGCTGTACCCCCTGGGGCTGGGCGACCGGCTGGAGGCCCCCCAGGCCATGGCCGTGCGGCCCTTCCTGCCCGGCGACCGGGGCTCCTCGCGGCCGCAGTCGCCCCGCAAGGGCCCGGCCACCATGAACTCCAGCTCCATCTACCACATGTACCTCCAGCAGGCGGCGCCCAAGGGCCAGCCGCCCAAGCCCGCGCTCAAAGCAG TGTACGGTAAGCCGTTGCTGtcgtcctccagctccaccccgCCCTCCCCGCTGCCCTTCACGGCGGCGGGCGGGGCCTTCCCCGCGCTGCAGCTGCTCCACCACGGCGACGACGGGCTGGACCCCGGCCTGGACGAGCTGGATGGCTTCCGGCCCCTGGACGGCACCTCGGCCCCCCCGCCCAGCGTGGACCACATCCCGCGGCCCCTGAGCCCCACCAAGCTCACGCCCATGGTGCACTCGCCTCTGCGCTACCAGAGCGACGCCGACCTGGAGGGGCTCCGCAAGAAGCTGGCCAACGCGCCGCGGCCCCTCAAGAAGCGCAGCTCCATCACGGAGCCCGAGGGACCCTCGGGGCCCAACATCCAGAAGCTGCTGTACCAGAGGTTCAACACGCTGGCCGGCGGCATCGAGGGCGGAGTGGGCGGCGGGGTCGGGGCCGGCGGCAGCCCGGGCAACGGGACGCCGTTCTACCagccggccccgggcccccgggggcccgacTCGGACAACGGCAACGCCCCGTGCGACACGGAgctgcagccgccgccgccgccgggcgtcgccgggggcgagggggcggggtcCGAGTCCCCGCCCCTGGCGGCGGACGCCAACGACAACCGAGGGAGGATGCTGGAGTCGCCGGCCACGGTGAAGGAGGAgccggacgaggaggaggaggaggaggaggaggaagaggaggaggacgacaacaacaacaacaccctgggggggggcgaGCCCCTACTGCCCAGCCCCGTGCCCCAGGTCAGCTCGCCGGAGGagtgcgccgccgccgccgccgcctcacaGGCGCTG CTGGAGAAGCGTACGAACCTGAAGAAGCCCAACTCGGAGCGCACGGGCCACGGCCTGCGGGTCAAGTTCAACCCCCTGGCCCTCCTGCTGGACGCCTCGCTGGAGGGGGAGTTTGACCTGGTCCAGCGAATCATCTATGAG GTGGAGAACCCGAGCACGGCCAACGACGAGGGCATCACCCCGCTCCACAACGCCGTCTGCGCCGGCCACCACCACATCGTCAAGTTCCTGCTGGACTTCGGCGTCAACGTCAACGCCTCGGACAGCGACGGCTG gACGCCGCTGCACTGCGCCGCCTCCTGTAACAGCGTTCACCTCTGCAAGCTGCTGGTGGAGTCGGGCGCCGCCATCTTCGCCAGCACCATCAGCGACGTGGAGACGGCCGCCGACAAGtgtgaggagatggaggagggctaCATCCAGTGCTCCCAGTTCCTCTACG GCGTGCAGGAGAAGCTGGGCGTGATGAACAAGGGCACGGTGTACGCCCTGTGGCAGTACGAGGCGCAGGGGCCCGACGAGCTCAGCATCACCGAGGGCGACGCCATCACCGTGCTGCGTCGTCACGACGACGCCGAGACGGACTGGTGGTGGGCGCGGCTCGACGACGGCGAGGGATACATCCCCCGCAACCTCCtgggg CTGTACCCCAGGATCAAGCCCCGGCAGCGGTCGCTGGCGTAG